Part of the Capsicum annuum cultivar UCD-10X-F1 chromosome 12, UCD10Xv1.1, whole genome shotgun sequence genome is shown below.
NNNNNNNNNNNNNNNNNNNNNNNNNNNNNNNNNNNNNNNNNNNNNNNNNNNNNNNNNNNNNNNNNNNNNNNNNNNNNNNNNNNNNNNNNNNNNNNNNNNNNNNNNNNNNNNNNNNNNNNNNNNNNNNNNNNNNNNNNNNNNNNNNNNNNNNNNNNNNNNNNNNNNNNNNNNNNNNNNNNNNNNNNNNNNNNNNNNNNNNNNNNNNNNNNNNNNNNNNNNNNNNNNNNNNNNNNNNNNNNNNNNNNNNNNNNNNNNNNNNNNNNNNNNNNNNNNNNNNNNNNNNNNNNNNNNNNNNNNNNNNNNNNNNNNNNNNNNNNNNNNNNNNNGgacatatgtgtctacttgtttaactttatacaagtttaagtgtctaacTGTGCAAATCTAAAATTGGAGGTCATGGATGTGGCCAAGTTGAAGGACATGTTATCTGGTATCTGAAATTCGTTGGTCTGATCATAAATTCAGATTCATGCCACATTAGATAGTGAAACCTCTCTTTACGATAGTTTTACCAAAGATTTTCTCCATTCTCAAGACTCGAACCTGACACATCTGATTACGGAAGGGATCCTATCCATTCCATCACATCCGATATTAACGGACGCGTTATCTCAATTTATACATTGAAAGATATTGAATTAAATAAGTGAATGTGAATGGATGTAATCTTGACAATGTTAGTTCCTACAGTGTCCACTCATTCATTATCTTTTATAATCTCTAAGGATTAACAGATAAAAATCCATCATTCAACACAAAGAAAAAACATTCACAACTTAACCTTAACCATCAAATTTACActgcataatacataaatatgaccctaaacttgacactaaattataacattgaccttaaactttgacagtgcacaagtaGACCCTTTAATTatacaaaacctgaacaaataaacaCTCAGATTTTGCAACTTacacgcgtgtacctcacttgcGCCTACGTGGATTAGTCATCCACTCAGATGCtgccacctaataaaaaagatgcattataactatgacctttaactttgtcaGTGCACAATTAGGCCCTTTAACAATAtaaaagctgaacaaaaaaaaTCCTTCAATTCTAACTCCAATGCGCGTGGTTTTTGAGTGTATACATgcattttgccacgtaggattggagtgtttatttgttcaggttttgtatagttaaagggttCACttatgcactgtcaaagtttaaggttaatGTTAGCATCTAAAAATTAGCCCTATGGCAACGGTTCAAAAACCGCTGCCATagatctattgcaatggttaggCAGGCGTTGCGTATGCGAGCGTTGGGATAGGTCTATCATAACGGTTATTGCGACGGTTATGACaatcgttgcaatagatagatctattgcaacggtttttcTAACCTCCTACTGTGACGCTTTGTATCGTCtatttaaaatcatatttatgtattatgcttttttttttttgaggttgAGAAGGTAGAGCAAGGCTTAAATGTAGGGCCTTGATACCCATTCGTTGATGTTTAATGATGAAAAACatacaagaaaagaagaaatgagaGATATCTTATTACGTTGAAAAAAGAGTTGTTTAAAtacaacaaatcctaacaaatctgcAGTAACTTAAAGACAAAACTTCGTAACGAGGAGCCAAGTCTACCAATAGCCACATGCCTAAAGACTAGGAAACTCACAATTaaaaaactaatacaaaataaatCTATCTTCTGGAAACAAAAGACACATCAGCAGTCATGTCATAATGCCAGCCCAATATCAGTTAACAACTCATGACGCAGATTTCAACAAAACTAACTACGCATGATTGCTGATGATTAGAGTAAAGAATACGTTCTGTTAATGAGTAGCAACATCAAATGAAAATTCAAAGAGACATGAGTTTGTGTGTTGtagttttcatatgaaatttccACAGCAAAATTTACAAAGTTTTTCTTGACTTCTTTTTTCTTGTGGGACCAAAGAAATGTGTTTAGTTGTTTGAAGTTTGATCTGATATATTAATCTTCATGTTTTGTTTAATAACAATAACTAATTGATACAATATACGAAGCATATTTTTTTGAGATCTTTTCTCTTCCTAAACTTGCCCGCTCAATTTATTCtaacacttaaactaaactttcatttatttaccccttaacatttttaaaatgATTATATATACCCCTAATTCTGAcgtggattttttttaaaaaaatgcgcttttttaatttaaaaactgatatttattttaatatatatttaaaaaaaaagacaccCTTCTTCTTCAATGCCTCCACGCCCCTCACAGCAACCCACTCCTGCACCCCCACactattttcttctccaattaaTCGAGAGCAACAATATTCATTTTCTTCAACCATTAAtttctccattaacaacctcaccCATTTTCTTCCACCATCAATTCCCCCATTAACAATCTCACCCATTTTCTTCAGCCATTAATTTCCCCATTAACAATCTCACACACATTCTCCATCAACACTTTCAAGATGGTTATTAATCCGACataaaatataatgattaaaatgatAAACAAAATCACCATTACCTAGAAAtgaaaattattaagaaaaagaaaGCATAATTCTTTATCCGCCACCGCACTCACCATcactattttaaaagaaaatggctataaccataaaaaaaatgtatcataattcTTTCCCCGCCACAGCACTTATCAACATTTTTTTATGGTTGTAAGTTTCAAAGTTAATGGCACTCATAAGTTTCTTAACTATAAGTTTCAAAGAGGGGGAGGGGGGAAGGGGGCTGCATTTGCAGGGTAGGGGTGGGGGTAAGCAGGGGCGAACCCACGTGCTAGGGTGGGGTGCACATGCACCTGGTAAAATTCGGAAAAAGTTATGCAAACGTACATGCATATACCTTAAGAAACTGTTATATAAATTATGTTCACCCTAAAGAACACAATAGCACCATAGGTGCGTTGGTTCTAATTGTTGTTTCGTGCAAATGTGACTCGGGATCGAATCCCAGGGTCAagtttcctttttctattttctacgttattaattttttaacaacaAAAGTATTAGTGAGGAGTCAAACCTGCGACCTCTTTGCTTACACAATCCAGCCTTATCTATTAAACCTGCGACCTCTTTGCTTACACAATCCAGCCTTATCCGCTAGGCTACTGCACTCGTCTATTTATAAAAACTTAAGGTTTATATATTATCCTATCCCATATTTGgcgtatatatttgtattttcgtTATTGCTTAAGCCTTAACTAATTAGTAAGATTCTCGAGCGCTTATTTTAAGATAATGGTGCACCCACGCTTTTCAGATCCTGGATTCGCCTCGGCTAAAAGAGGAGAAAACAGAGAGGGGCCGGGTAAACAGGGGGGTGGGtgggtgtgaagaagaaagaaaatggggtgTGTGTGGTGCCTTCTCTCCCTAACtttaaagtgaaattactaaaatacccttctcccattagttttttattttttttaaaaagaaaaccctaCAAATACACCTAAGCCTCCTGTTTGAATAGACCCTTCCCTTAACTTTAAGGACTGGCTCATTGGTCAGGGGGTTGATAGCCCACCACACCTATCTGGGATCGATTTGCAGATAGGGCCTTTGAGTCGAGCTTGTCGCACTGGGCTTGTCTAGTGCGGTTAAAAATCCCTGATGTTACTTGCAGGCTGTGCACAGGGGGTTTACTCAGTGCGCACATCGGAAGGGTGTAGCGGCTGcgggttttcctaaaatttccgaaaaaaaaaaaaaaaaaactttccccGCTATAGTCTATGGACGCTTCTTATAGAACATAGCCTTTATATATCTTCATCTTCAACGAAATAAGCATTTGTTCAAGATGTACAACGACATTTGTCCGGCCTGCCAACCTTCTCAGAATATCATAAGGCTAATGCTTGTGCACGTCAACATACAAATGCTTCATAGTAACAAGGACTTGGAAGGTGTACCAGTAATTGGTACTATCTTCATCACTGTCCCTTCGCCACACCATTTACAGAAGCACTGTGTATTGACGCAGGATGAAAGGTGCGAATTGGTGTCTTCTGTATTCACTGATAGTGCTGGTTTGTAATTTGCTATCTCAATCGCTTAATGTTGATGTAGTTGCATCTGTAAGAGTCAAGAGAGTTGGAATAATATATCTATCTGCTGAAAAATATCTTATCATGGAGTTTTATTTGATTGCATGAATAAAAAAGGAAGTGCAAATTAAAAATCGCAATTTGACTAATCTTGAAACGGTTTTGCATATTCAATTCACAAACCAAAGGTTTTCTTGGGAATCGAAGAAAGAATGAAGTAGAAATATCTGCCAGAGAAACACTTTTGGTGAATGTGTGGTGGCCCTGTGCCAGCCGCCAGGTATAGAGGGAAATGATATAAGACTAATAATGAGAGGAACAAGAGGCcacttttaaagttaaatctgCTGCTAACTATTGAATGATATACATCCTTTGTAGATGGTGCTTATAGAATGTGTGTCTAAGGTTTAGTTTGTTTTCTCTAACAATATGTTGTTCGAACGTTCACTTTTAGtctatgaattctgataacttGCTAGCTTATTGCGAAATAATGTTTTTGATAGCGTTTTTTTCCATCAATAGGAGTTCCCACCCTTTTTTTGCTCCCTTTGTAACTCGATCTCACAACCTTGGGGTTGGAAGTTGGAGGTGCTTACTATTCGATAAACTCCCTCTTGCCATTTTTGATAAAGTTGCATTATGAGATAGTCTGATACTAATCACTCCACCAgttttaattatcttattttgattTGACGCAGAGTTTACAAAAGTTAAAAATACTTTTCAATCTCTTTTTTTCTGTCAATTATCCTACTCAAAGAGATGGACCTGTATTATAACATCAAACAGTTCACAAAACACCTACTAAGAATGGAACATGCTAGCTCCATAATCTTAGATAGTAGGATAATTCCAAATTTGGAACCAAAAAATAGGATTCAGTTGAGAGGTGTTAACATATTCCTCTCCTTTTCTTATAAATCATACATTCTTATACATACATGTTAGTTCCTGTCAATAAAGAAAGATCCTTTACGACTGCTTATCCTAAACGAGTAAAGTTGTAACCTGTCCATGCATGTTTACGTATCCTCTAATGTCTTTAGTGAATTATTGTGCCATTACCTTGAACTCCCTAGATGGCAAGCTTGTCCTCAACACCATTACTTTCTCTCAAACAatgtttaattttttcaaaatttccatCTTTTCCATCACAATTAAGCTTCACATAGCCAAGAAACTGACTGATATATATTTAGCATGACCTATAATTTTTCTAATAGGGAACTTCTTGCAAGGAATCAAAATAAGTTGTTTATGAGTTAGATGAATGATTCTGTTGGGAGGTACATGATAATATTTCCATATCTACTCTTGCACCTGGCCTTCCATATTTGCCAAATAATGATCGTTGGCATACATTGAAGATCGAGCTaatgtaccaaaatatcatttaatctttGTGGTTTTAAGCTAGCATGTCGATCATGTGTATGTTTGGATTTAAAGAGTTGCcaacaaggataaaataaaatattctttttgaaacagactcAAAAGAAAAGACAAACAAACTGAAACAAATGGATATTAATTATATCTGTGAGTATTGCTTCTTTGAAGAGATGATGATATAGAATTAGTGTCAAAAGGACACTTAAGATAAAACTAAATTCTGGCATGTGTATTATTGTAAGAGGTGATTGCCAGTTGTTGGACTAAACCAGCCAAAAGACATTTCAACTACAAGTCATACATTTCAACATTCTTAATTATCTTGTGGGACAAGTAACTAAGAAAAAAGACATAACAAGTCATACATTTCAACAGAGATATTCAAGTGGACCACAAAGAAAAATTAGGGATTGTGCTTTTCGTGATTTACACAGTAACATGAAGACACGTGTATTGACTTCGTAGAAACCACTATGAAATGTGTTGGCATGGATAATTAAGTTTCTTAATTGGAAACCTCGAGATACCAGTGTTTCTTAATTTAAGACAAAGACTCAATTGACTTGGAAGTCTTTCTGACGCTACGCTTTATATGACACGCAAGACTTATTCAGGTTTACTGCAATATAAATAGTGTACCCTGCACAAATTTCATCCATCAACAAACAAAATTATCAACTCACAATCACTTAATTAGCAGTATATGATGATGGTTTCTAAAATATTCTCTTTACTTCAGTTTTTCACTCTCTTGTACCTCTTTAAAATTACTTTTGCTTCCACTGAGGAAGCCGCAACTGCTCTGCTTAAATGGAAATCAACTTTCAAGAAGCAGAATAATTCCTTATTGGTTTCATGGCAACCAAGTTCTGATGCATGCAACGATTGGTATGGAGTTACATGCATTAATGGTAGGGTAAACACGTTGAATATTACAAATGCTAATGTCTTTGGTACACTCTATGCTTTTCCGTTTTCATCTCTCCCTTTTCTTGAGTATCTTAATCTTAGCATGAACAATTTGTCTGGCACCATCCCACCTGAGATTGGTAATCTCACTAATCTTGTCTGTCTTGACTTGCATATTAATCAAATCTATGGCACAATTCCATCACAAATCGGCTCACTAGTCAAGCTTCAGATCCTCCGCATATTTAACAACCATTTAAATGGTTCCATTCCAGGAGAAATAGGTCAGCTAAGGTGTCTTACTAAGCTATCTTTGGGCACGAACTTCCTTAATGGCTCTATTCCTGCTTCATTGGGGAATTTGAACAACTTGTCCTATTTGTATCTTTATGAAAATAGCCTTTCTGGCTCTATTCCTCGAGAAATGGGCAACTTGACCTATGCAAAAGCGTTCTACGCTTTCTCCAATGAATTGTCTGGTCCCATTCCTGCAGAAATAGGGAAGATGAAGTCACTTCAGAATTTAAGCTTATATACAAACAATCTTTCTGGTCCAATTCCTAGTGAGTTGGGGAATCTGAAAAACCTCAATGATCTAGAATTATCCCATAATCAACTCACTGGTTCAATTCCGTCTTCCTTTAGAAAATTGAGAAACTTGCAAACTCTGTTTCTCGGTGACAACAATCTGATTGAGGAAATTCCTTCATCTATTTGTAATTTGATATCACTGACAGTCCTGTATTTGTCGAAAAACAACTTGAAGGGAAAAATTCTGCAATGCTTGGGTAATATCAGTGGCCTCCAGTATGTGATGATGTCACATAATAATCTCAGTGGAGAGCTCCCGTCGTCTATTTGTAGTTTAACATCACTACAAGGTCTGGATTTGGGTAGAAACAATCTAATGGGAGCAATTCCGCAATGTTTAGGCAACATGAGTGGTCATCTTGAGGTTCTTGATATGAAGCACAACAATCTTTTTGGTACTCTTCCAATAACTTTTAGCATTGGAAGTGCACTCAAAAGCGTCAATTTGCATGGAAATAAGCTAGAGGGAAAAATTCCACAATCCTTGGAAAATTGCAAACGACTGGAAGTTCTTGATTTAGGAGACAATCTCCTCAATGATACATTTCCAATGTGGTTGGGAACTCTTCCTGAGCTGCGAGTTTTAAGCTTGAGATCGAATAAGTTGCATGGGCCCATTAGAACTTCAGGAAGTGAATACATGTTTCTTGAGCTTCGAATCTTAGATCTCTCTCGCAATGATTTTTCCAATAACTTGCCGATGAGTTTGTTTCAACATTTGAAAGCCATGAGGACAATTAATCAAACAACAAATGcatcaagttatgaatttcatCGACATTACCAAGACTCGGTAGATGTGGTAACAAAGGGATTGGAGCTTGAAGTAGTGAGAATCTTGTCTTTGTATACAGCTATCGatctttcaaacaacaaatttgaAGGATACATTCCAAGTATTATGGGAGAACTTATTGCGATTCGTGTTCTAAATTTATCTCATAATGGATTGCAAGGTCAAATTCCGCCATCACTTGGAAGTTTATCTTCAGTTGAATCATTAGACCTGTCAGGTAACCATCTTGTAGGAGAGATACCAGCACAATTTGCTTCTCTTACATTTCTTGAAGTCTTAAATCTCTCCTATAATCATCTCGAAGGATGCATTCCTCTAGGGCCTCAATTTCATACCTTTGAGAACAATTCATATGAAGGTAATGATGGATTACGTGGATTTCCACTTTCAAAAGGTTGTGGTAATGACGGTCATGATTCAGCATCAGAGAAAACTTATGCTGGATCTGCTCTTGATGAAGAAAGCAACTCTGAATTTCTGAATGATTTTTGTAAAGCAGCTCTTATGGGGTATGGAACCGGACTATGTATTGGATTATCCATAATATATTTCTTGATGTCAACTGGAAATATGAAATGGCTTGAAAGAATCATTGAAGAGCTGGAGCACAAAATTATGACGGCGAGGAGAAAGAAGCAGCGAAGGCAAAGGAATTACAGANNNNNNNNNNNNNNNNNNNNNNNNNNNNNNNNNNNNNNNNNNNNNNNNNNNNNNNNNNNNNNNNNNNNNNNNNNNNNNNNNNNNNNNNNNNNNNNNNNNNNNNNNNNNNNNNNNNNNNNNNNNNNNNNNNNNNNNNNNNNNNNNNNNNNNNNNNNNNNNNNNNNNNNNNNNNNNNNNNNNNNNNNNNNNNNNNNNNNNNNNNNNNNNNNNNNNNNNNNNNNNNNNNNNNNNNNNNNNNNNNNNNNNNNNNNNNNNNNNNNNNNNNNNNNNNNNNNNNNNNNNNNNNNNNNNNNNNNNNNNNNNNNNNNNNNNNNNNNNNNNNNNNNNNNNNNNNNNNNNNNNNNNNNNNNNNNNNNNNNNNNNNNNNNNNNNNNNNNNNNNNNNNNNNNNNNNNNNNNNNNNNNNNNNNNNNNNNNNNNNNNNNNNNNNNNNNNNNNNNNNNNNNNNNNNNNNNNNNNNNNNNNNNNNNNNNNNNNNNNNNNNNNNNNNNNNNNNNNNNNNNNNNNNNNNNNNNNNNNNNNNNNNNNNNNNNNNNNNNNNNNNNNNNNNNNNNNNNNNNNNNNNNNNNNNNNNNNNNNNNNNNNNNNNNNNNNNNNNNNNNNNNNNNNNNNNNNNNNNNNNNNNNNNNNNNNNNNNNNNNNNNNNNNNNNNNNNNNNNNNNNNNNNNNNNNNNNNNNNNNNNNNNNNNNNNNNNNNNNNNNNNNNNNNNNNNNNNNNNNNNNNNNNNNNNNNNNNNNNNNNNNNNNNNNNNNNNNNNNNNNNNNNNNNNNNNNNNNNNNNNNNNNNNNNNNNNNNNNNNNNNNNNNNNNNNNNNNNNNNNNNNNNNNNNNNNNNNNNNNNNNNNNNNNNNNNNNNNNNNNNNNNNNNNNNNNNNNNNNNNNNNNNNNNNNNNNNNNNNNNNNNNNNNNNNNNNNNNNNNNNNNNNNNNNNNNNNNNNNNNNNNNNNNNNNNNNNNNNNNNNNNNNNNNNNNNNNNNNNNNNNNNNNNNNNNNNNNNNNNNNNNNNNNNNNNNNNNNNNNNNNNNNNNNNNNNNNNNNNNNNNNNNNNNNNNNNNNNNNNNNNNNNNNNNNNNNNNNNNNNNNNNNNNNNNNNNNNNNNNNNNNNNNNNNNNNNNNNNNNNNNNNNNNNNNNNNNNNNNNNNNNNNNNNNNNNNNNNNNNNNNNNNNNNNNNNNNNNNNNNNNNNNNNNNNNNNNNNNNNNNNNNNNNNNNNNNNNNNNNNNNNNNNNNNNNNNNNNNNNNNNNNNNNNNNNNNNNNNNNNNNNNNNNNNNNNNNNNNNNNNNNNNNNNNNNNNNNNNNNNNNNNNNNNNNNNNNNNNNNNNNNNNNNNNNNNNNNNNNNNNNNNNNNNNNNNNNNNNNNNNNNNNNNNNNNNNNNNNNNNNNNNNNNNNNNNNNNNNNNNNNNNNNNNNNNNNNNNNNNNNNNNNNNNNNNNNNNNNNNNNNNNNNNNNNNNNNNNNNNNNNNNNNNNNNNNNNNNNNNNNNNNNNNNNNNNNNNNNNNNNNNNNNNNNNNNNNNNNNNNNNNNNNNNNNNNNNNNNNNNNNNNNNNNNNNNNNNNNNNNNNNNNNNNNNNNNNNNNNNNNNNNNNNNNNNNNNNNNNNNNNNNNNNNNNNNNNNNNNNNNNNNNNNNNNNNNNNNNNNNNNNNNNNNNNNNNNNNNNNNNNNNNNNNNNNNNNNNNNNNNNNNNNNNNNNNNNNNNNNNNNNNNNNNNNNNNNNNNNNNNNNNNNNNNNNNNNNNNNNNNNNNNNNNNNNNNNNNNNNNNNNNNNNNNNNNNNNNNNNNNNNNNNNNNNNNNNNNNNNNNNNNNNNNNNNNNNNNNNNNNNNNNNNNNNNNNNNNNNNNNNNNNNNNNNNNNNNNNNNNNNNNNNNNNNNNNNNNNNNNNNNNNNNNNNNNNNNNNNNNNNNNNNNNNNNNNNNNNNNNNNNNNNNNNNNNNNNNNNNNNNNNNNNNNNNNNNNNNNNNNNNNNNNNNNNNNNNNNNNNNNNNNNNNNNNNNNNNNNNNNNNNNNNNNNNNNNNNNNNNNNNNNNNNNNNNNNNNNNNNNNNNNNNNNNNNNNNNNNNNNNNNNNNNNNNNNNNNNNNNNNNNNNNNNNNNNNNNNNNNNNNNNNNNNNNNNNNNNNNNNNNNNNNNNNNNNNNNNNNNNNNNNNNNNNNNNNNNNNNNNNNNNNNNNNNNNNNNNNNNNNNNNNNNNNNNNNNNNNNNNNNNNNNNNNNNNNNNNNNNNNNNNNNNNNNNNNNNNNNNNNNNNNNNNNNNNNNNNNNNNNNNNNNNNNNNNNNNNNNNNNNNNNNNNNNNNNNNNNNNNNNNNNNNNNNNNNNNNNNNNNNNNNNNNNNNNNNNNNNNNNNNNNNNNNNNNNNNNNNNNNNNNNNNNNNNNNNNNNNNNNNNNNNNNNNNNNNNNNNNNNNNNNNNNNNNNNNNNNNNNNNNNNNNNNNNNNNNNNNNNNNNNNNNNNNNNNNNNNNNNNNNNNNNNNNNNNNNNNNNNNNNNNNNNNNNNNNNNNNNNNNNNNNNNNNNNNNNNNNNNNNNNNNNNNNNNNNNNNNNNNNNNNNNNNNNNNNNNNNNNNNNNNNNNNNNNNNNNNNNNNNNNNNNNNNNNNNNNNNNNNNNNNNNNNNNNNNNNNNNNNNNNNNNNNNNNNNNNNNNNNNNNNNNNNNNNNNNNNNNNNNNNNNNNNNNNNNNNNNNNNNNNNNNNNNNNNNNNNNNNNNNNNNNNNNNNNNNNNNNNNNNNNNNNNNNNNNNNNNNNNNNNNNNNNNNNNNNNNNNNNNNNNNNNNNNNNNNNNNNNNNNNNNNNNNNNNNNNNNNNNNNNNNNNNNNNNNNNNNNNNNNNNNNNNNNNNNNNNNNNNNNNNNNNNNNNNNNNNNNNNNNNNNNNNNNNNNNNNNNNNNNNNNNNNNNNNNNNNNNNNNNNNNNNNNNNNNNNNNNNNNNNNNNNNNNNNNNNNNNNNNNNNNNNNNNNNNNNNNNNNNNNNNNNNNNNNNNNNNNNNNNNNNNNNNNNNNNNNNNTTAGGCAAAACTTTTAACTATATGTGCTAGCCCATAAAATGACAATGATATGCCAGTGGTGAAAGTTGTTGGCCTTATCAACAAAGGTCATAAGAAACTTGCCAAAACCAAAGCCAAATGAATTGAACCAAAAGTACAAATGTTTGAACTACCACAAAAATGAGGAGCTAAAAGATAAAGTAAGACCATACATTTCTCCTCCCCTTCTTGATTTATTGTACTTTTTGTAATTACATTTGATCTACCTAGCTGTCTTACACTCACTAGTCAAAATCATACCatcaaagcaaacataacaagGGGTCCATACcctcgaactatgaccaaagttaATACGACTCACTCTAATTTCACAAGAATTTTATTACCTGTCTGAACTtaattttagcattttttttgtcactcttttatgctgacgtgacacctttattacataaaaatgggcCCCACGTTAACGGTACCCGTCAGCTAAAAAAgtgtcacatcagctaaaaatGACGATAATacattaaaattgagttcaaaagTAATAAGACCCTGTGaaattggagtgtgtcgtagcaaatttggtaaTAGTTCAGGGATACCAGATGCTTTACTCTAAACTTTATGAGTACACTTTTGAAATTATCATAATTAACGTTTATTAAGTTTGGAATATATCTTTATATTGATACAATGTCTCAACTAATGTAGGTTATACGTTTGAAATTATCATAATTCGCTTCATTTATTAAGTTTGGAATATATCTTTATactaatattgaatttttatgcTCATATACAACGTCTCAACTAATGTAACTTCAAGTTGTCATGTAATCAAGAAGTCACAGATTTAAGTTATGTAAATCGTCTCTTACAGAAATGAAAGATAAAACTGCAACCAATAGACTCTTGTGGTTCATCTTCCATGAATCCCATACATAACAAGAATTCAATGCTCCAGATTGTCCTTTTTATATAACATCTCAACTAAAATTACTGAATTCATCTGTACACAACTAATGTACTATCAGCCTCCAGTTACAGTATCCAATGGCAAATGTCGAATTTTCGTCAAGGCAACTCAAGAAAAACTATTTTCTTAATGTTTAGTAGATTCAACAATTTATAtgtacacacaaaaaaaatatgtttcttttaCCTATTATgtacaaaatacaatttttcaACAATGGTGATTCACTGAAACCCTTCGATAAATATGGCTCCGCACTAACAATCTCCGATATTAGTCAAGAGACGGAGTTATTGTGTCTTATTCTAATATTAAAGTCGAATCAGTTCTTGATGTGCTATGTTTTTTTTATGTCAAATTCTCGTTTATATTATCCACGCTTCAATTATCCAGACCTAAACATTTCAAAATTAGTATGACAGTGTCATATTAATGAAGGAATGTATCTTTTCTTAACAACACCACCCCAACCCCCGTCTACACCCTCCTAAATAAGACACCCTAAATCCTAAACCATCCAATGCCAAACGAATAAAGGTTCCAACTCT
Proteins encoded:
- the LOC107851179 gene encoding receptor-like protein Cf-9 homolog, producing the protein MMMVSKIFSLLQFFTLLYLFKITFASTEEAATALLKWKSTFKKQNNSLLVSWQPSSDACNDWYGVTCINGRVNTLNITNANVFGTLYAFPFSSLPFLEYLNLSMNNLSGTIPPEIGNLTNLVCLDLHINQIYGTIPSQIGSLVKLQILRIFNNHLNGSIPGEIGQLRCLTKLSLGTNFLNGSIPASLGNLNNLSYLYLYENSLSGSIPREMGNLTYAKAFYAFSNELSGPIPAEIGKMKSLQNLSLYTNNLSGPIPSELGNLKNLNDLELSHNQLTGSIPSSFRKLRNLQTLFLGDNNLIEEIPSSICNLISLTVLYLSKNNLKGKILQCLGNISGLQYVMMSHNNLSGELPSSICSLTSLQGLDLGRNNLMGAIPQCLGNMSGHLEVLDMKHNNLFGTLPITFSIGSALKSVNLHGNKLEGKIPQSLENCKRLEVLDLGDNLLNDTFPMWLGTLPELRVLSLRSNKLHGPIRTSGSEYMFLELRILDLSRNDFSNNLPMSLFQHLKAMRTINQTTNASSYEFHRHYQDSVDVVTKGLELEVVRILSLYTAIDLSNNKFEGYIPSIMGELIAIRVLNLSHNGLQGQIPPSLGSLSSVESLDLSGNHLVGEIPAQFASLTFLEVLNLSYNHLEGCIPLGPQFHTFENNSYEGNDGLRGFPLSKGCGNDGHDSASEKTYAGSALDEESNSEFLNDFCKAALMGYGTGLCIGLSIIYFLMSTGNMKWLERIIEELEHKIMTARRKKQRRQRNYR